The Sesamum indicum cultivar Zhongzhi No. 13 linkage group LG6, S_indicum_v1.0, whole genome shotgun sequence genome has a segment encoding these proteins:
- the LOC105165314 gene encoding protein SPIRRIG-like isoform X1, with amino-acid sequence MKWVTLFKVFKDKVGLSQIPSSASTSPSLPFEESSSNSNNASPPRQDFSLLLSREKTELELDFKRCWEEFGSSSTEKEKEKALHWTVEYFCRLGKQHSDVAQLITMLVEAHIFSFVVGRAFVTDIDKLKLSSKTRSLEAEKVLTFFSETTKDGIRPGANLLQAVEILVSGLVDKQSFLDSGILCCLIHVLNALLAPDGGSQRQQLINNEEQLSSNENHDVETRPVRRHEVEGSVVHIMKALAGHPSAAQSLVDDNSLQLLFQMVANGSSVVFSQYKEGLVPLHAIQLHRHAMQILRLLLVNDNGSTAKYIRKHQLIRVLLMAVKDFNPDCGDPAYTVGIVDLLLESVELSYRPDAGGIRLREDIHNAHGYQFLVQFALTLSKSQGGQTFYSKSLLENDSTKDSSHAVEEAEKKSLGEYGGIYSPLSLFPALSRLLDVIISFAQTGPSCAPASSGLKSSKSSHPKSNAHGRSRSSFSDRMAEEILEKDNEKVKDLEAVQMLMDILIKAESTELQAEVLNRLLKIFSSHPENYKLCQQLRTVPLLILNMAGFPSSLQEIILKILEYAVSVVNIIPEQELLSLCCLLPQSITSGLKHTILSFFLKLLSFDQEYKKILREVGVLELLLEDLKQHTFLHEPEQLTSDHGQLEIKTSSSSFKRHFLCKDSILSSPTLLEPACGKFLIFEVEDTAAVAWDCLLSLLKKSDANQAAFRSFNGVIILLPFLASDVHRPGVLRVLSCLIIEDVKQAHPEELGALVEVLKNGMVTSALGSQYILQHDAECDTFGAVWRILRVNDSAQRVFGEATGFSLLLTMLQSFQSDDGDPKKQPSITVCINVFTYMLRVMTAGVFDNAVNRSKLQTILSSHTFYDLLSESRLICVEYECQVIQLLLELALEVVTPPFTMSEHENESAGFLLITLSGSFVTYKKRVYNAAAVRVLLRSLLLFTPNVQLELLNFIEKLACANSLNKENLTSIGCVELLLEIIHPLMSSSSSLVSHALKIVEVLGAYRLSVSELRSLVRYIMHMRLANSARCVVQMMERLIVSEDTGSGDVSLAPFVELDMSKLGHASIQVPLGQRSWPPAAGYSFVCWFQYQNLLKPQARETEAPKAGSPKRHSLISGQLGSQVLRIFSVGSVDNESTFYTELCLHDDGVLTLATSNSSSLTFAGLEMEEGRWHHLAVVHSKPNALAGLFQASFAYVYLNGKLRHTGKLGYSPSPAGKSVQVTIGTPVACARVSDLSWKLRSCFLFEEVLPPGSICFMYILGRGYRGLFQDTNLLQFVSNQACGGGSMAILDSLDIDLPSPSNTQKPDTAGKQGIFKVDGSGFVWDSYKLGNLSLQLWGKKLILALDGTSTDTIRASGTVSMLNLVDPLSATASSIWGIPRFGRLLGDIYICKQCVISDMIRPMGGMAVVLALIEAAETRDMLHMSLTLLACALHQNPQNVRDMQKYRGYHLLALFLHRRMSLFDMQSLEIFFQIAACEATFSEPRKIGSMKSTLSPTTINEASFDDLNLSKLPDEFSSVGSQGDIDDFSATKDSFSHISELETADMPTETSNCIVLSNAHMVEHVLLDWTLWVTAPVPVQISLLGFLEHLVSMHWYRNHNLTILRKINLVQHLLVTLQRGDVEVPVLEKVVMLLGVILEDGFLPSELELLVRFVIMTFDPPQPTSRNHFTRELMGKHVIVRNMLLEMLIDLQVTIPSEELLEQWLKIVSSKLITYFLDEALHPTSMRWIMTLVGVCLSFSPTFALKFRSSGGYQGLVRVLPSFYDSPDIYYILFCLIFGKPVYPRLPEVRMLDFHALMPSDGRCGELKFVELLDSVIAMAKSTFDRLCTHLMIAHQTGNISQVGASIMADLVDGHVDMGELQGEALMHKTYAARLMGGEASAPAAATSVLRFMVDLAKTCPPFSAVCRRAEFLESCIDLYFSCVRAAHAVRMTKELTVKTEEKILNDADDTSSSQNTFSSFPQEHEQSAKSSVSVGSFVQGHVSASSEDNPIITDNMASEKPEIGNCVNQHELDQLMKENVQAVASVDSEAVDQVSTATSGSNDFNFRDTRSTLDYFQKSASHSSLSFTMSESPVLTERSSSRIQRTPSSSPVLALTSWLGGPTRSDSKAQSSSTPSVDSFVSVQDIDSPSEFKPATQSQYASNTLFTISPSLILEVDGSGYGGGPCSAGATAVLDFLAEVLSDFVTEQIKAASVLETVLESVPMHADAESVLVFQGLCLTRLMNFVERRLLRDDEENEKRLEKSRWSLNLDALSWMIVDRVYMGAFPQPAGVLKTLEFLLSMLQLANKDGRIEETIPAGKGLLSLGRGNRQLDTYIHALFKNTNRIILFCFLPSFLSTIGEDDLLTRLCLQNEPKKKLSLHSSQEDGGVEILTVLQLLVANRRIIFCPSNRDTDLNCCLCVNLISLLYDHRKHVQNAAIDILKYLLVHRRAAVEEFLVSKVNQGPSVDVLHGGFDKLLTGNLSGFFEWLHSSESIVNKVLEKGAAVMWAQYIAGSTKFPGVRIKGMDSRRKREMGRRSRDTSKLEQRHWEQVNERRGALELVRDAMATELRVIRQDKYGWVVHAESEWQTHLQQLTHERGIFPINKSSMNEEELEWQLCPIEGPYRMRKKLERCRTKIDTIQNILNGKFEIGEREFGNTDNEHHAFDAESDSFLNLSTHKPKNETFHAELYNEPSFKESEDARDVASPGVGWNDDRESSINEASMHSAAEFGERSSDASAQRADTSRGKPDLGSSKLSSSVKNDEVRVAEDKSDKELNDNGEYLIRPYLEPLERIKCRYNCERVVGLDKHDGIFLIGELSLYIIENFYIDESGCICEKESEDELSIIDQALGVKKDFSCNMDSDSKSISSWGATVKAYSGGRAWAYNGGAWGKEKVCTAGNAPHPWRNWKLDSVHELLKRDYQLRPVAIEIFSMDGCNDLLVFHKKEREEVFKNLVAMNLPRNSILDATITGSTKQESNEGRLFKVAANSFSKRWQNGEISNFQYIMHLNTLAGRGYSDLTQYPVFPWVLADYESENLDLLDPKTFRNFEKPMGCQTSDREEEFRKRYESWDDPEIPKFHYGSHYSSAGIVLFYLLRLPPFSVENQKLQGGQFDHADRLFNSVRETWWSAAGKGNTSDVKELIPEFFYMPEFLENKFNLDFGEKQSGEKVGDVFLPPWAKGSAREFIRKHREALESDYVSEHLHHWIDLIFGYKQRGKAAEEAVNVFYYYTYEGSVDIDSVADPIMKASVLAQINHFGQTPKQLFMKPHAKRRTDRKVPPHPLKHAMLLVPHEIRKSSSSISQIVTVTDKVLIAGTNILLKPRTFTKCVAWGFPDRSLRFMSYNHDRLLSTHEDLHHGNQIQCVSASHDGQLLVTGADDGLLCAWRIGQSGPFALRHLQLEKALCGHTGKITCLRVSQPYMMIVSGSDDCTVIIWDLSSLVFIRQLPEFPSPVSAIYVNELNGEIVTAAGVLLAIWSINGDCLAVNNATQLPSDFILSLTGSTFSDWLETNWYVSGHQSGDIKVWKMVHSSSEESAQIKETVNPTGGLGLGGKVPEYRLILHKVLKFHKFPVTALRLSNDLKQLLSGDSDGHLVSWTLRDESLRASMKHR; translated from the exons ATAAGAGTACTTCTAATGGCTGTCAAGGATTTCAATCCTGATTGTGGGGATCCTGCCTATACTGTGGGCATTGTTGACTTGCTTCTTGAAAGTGTTGAATTATCTTATAGACCAG ATGCTGGTGGTATAAGACTCAGGGAGGATATTCATAATGCTCACGGGTACCAGTTCTTGGTCCAGTTTGCTTTGACTCTGTCGAAGAGTCAAGGTGGTCAGACTTTTTATTCCAAGTCACTTTTAGAAAATGATTCTACTAAAGACAGTTCCCATGCAGTTGAAGAGGCAGAGAAAAAGAGCTTAGGAGAGTATGGAGGAATCTATTCACCACTCAGTCTGTTCCCTGCGCTTAGTAGACTTCTTGATGTCATTATTTCTTTCGCCCAAACAGGTCCCTCATGTGCTCCTGCATCATCTGGCCTAAAATCTTCAAAAAGTTCTCACCCAAAGTCAAATGCACATGGCAGAAGTCGTAGCTCATTTTCCGACCGAATGGCTGAAGAAATTTTGGAGAAGGACAACGAAAAAGTCAAAGATTTAGAAGCTGTTCAAATGTTAATGGATATTCTAATCAAAGCAGAAAGTACAGAGTTGCAGGCAGAAGTACTGAATAGATTGTTGAAGATATTCTCTAGTCATCCTGAAAACTATAAGTTATGTCAGCAGCTGAGGACTGTACCTCTCTTAATCCTTAATATGGCTGGTTTCCCTTCATCTCTGCAAGAGATAAtcttgaaaattcttgaatatgcGGTGTCTGTTGTGAATATCATCCCTGAACAAGAGTTGCTTTCACTTTGTTGCTTACTACCACAATCAATAACCTCTGGATTAAAGCATACgattctttcctttttcttaaagCTCTTATCATTTGACCAAGAGTACAAGAAAATCCTCAGAGAAGTCGGTGTGCTGGAGCTTCTGTTGGAAGATCTGAAGCAGCACACATTTTTGCATGAGCCTGAGCAACTTACTAGTGATCATGGTCAGTTAGAGATAAAAACTAGCTCAAGCAGTTTCAAGAGGCACTTTCTCTGTAAGGATTCAATCCTTTCATCTCCGACACTCTTAGAACCTGCTTGTGGgaaattccttatttttgaAGTAGAGGATACAGCTGCAGTTGCTTGGGATTGTTTGCTCTCCTTATTAAAGAAATCAGATGCAAATCAGGCAGCATTTCGTTCTTTTAATGGTGTGATCATCTTACTTCCTTTTTTGGCGTCGGATGTGCATCGCCCGGGCGTCCTTCGGGTGTTGTCTTGCTTGATTATTGAGGATGTCAAACAG GCTCATCCGGAAGAATTGGGCGCTTTGGTTGAAGTGTTAAAAAATGGGATGGTTACAAGTGCTTTGGGATCTCAATACATACTTCAACATGATGCAGAATGTGACACCTTTGGAGCTGTATGGCGCATATTAAGAGTTAATGACTCGGCTCAGAGAGTTTTTGGTGAAGCAACTGGGTTTTCTCTTTTACTAACTATGCTTCAGTCTTTTCAGAGTGATGATGGAGATCCGAAAAAGCAACCTTCTATAACTGTATGCATCAATGTGTTTACATATATGTTGCGCGTGATGACAGCAGGGGTTTTTGATAATGCTGTCAATCGGTCAAAGTTGCAGACAATCCTATCTTCACATACTTTTTATGATCTTCTCTCTGAGTCAAGGTTAATTTGTGTGGAATATGAATGCCAAGTCATACAATTGTTGCTGGAACTAGCTCTAGAGGTAGTGACTCCACCATTTACAATGTCAGAACATGAAAATGAATCAGCTGGTTTTCTTTTGATTACATTGTCGGGTTCTTTCGTAACTTACAAGAAACGGGTATATAATGCTGCTGCGGTCAGAGTGCTCTTACGTAGTTTACTGTTGTTTACTCCAAACGTGCAATTAGAATTGCTGAACTTTATCGAAAAGCTTGCTTGTGCTAATTCCTTAAATAAGGAAAACCTCACATCTATAG GCTGTGTGGAACTTCTTTTGGAGATTATACATCCCCTTATGTCGAGCTCATCATCATTAGTTTCTCATGCCTTGAAGATTGTGGAAGTTCTTGGTGCCTATAG ATTATCAGTATCAGAACTTCGAAGTCTTGTCAGGTATATTATGCACATGAGGCTAGCGAACTCTGCTCGTTGTGTTGTTCAAATGATGGAAAGGTTGATTGTTTCAGAGGATACGGGCTCAGGAGATGTTTCTCTTGCACCTTTTGTCGAGTTGGACATGAGCAAGTTAGGACATGCTTCCATTCAAGTGCCATTAGGGCAAAGGTCATGGCCTCCTGCTGCTGgttattcttttgtttgttggTTTCAGTaccaaaatcttttaaaaCCACAGGCAAGAGAGACTGAAGCTCCTAAAGCTGGATCTCCAAAGAGGCATAGCCTGATAAGTGGACAACTAGGATCTCAGGTCCTTCGGATATTCTCTGTTGGGAGTGTGGATAATGAAAGTACCTTTTATACGGAGCTTTGTCTGCATGATGACGGGGTTCTTACACTTGCAACAAGCAATTCTTCTTCCTTGACATTTGCTGGATTAGAAATGGAGGAAGGTAGGTGGCATCACCTTGCAGTTGTGCATAGCAAACCAAATGCTTTGGCTGGGCTCTTTCAAGCAAGTTTTGCTTATGTATACCTTAACGGAAAGCTAAGGCACACCGGGAAACTTGGATACTCTCCCTCTCCTGCAGGGAAGTCTGTGCAGGTAACAATTGGGACGCCAGTTGCTTGTGCAAGGGTTAGTGATTTGTCATGGAAGCTCAGATCTTGCTTTCTTTTTGAAGAGGTGCTCCCACCAGGTTCTATTTGTTTTATGTACATTCTTGGAAGAGGTTATAGAGGGCTTTTCCAGGACACAAATCTATTGCAATTTGTTTCTAATCAGGCATGTGGTGGGGGCAGCATGGCTATTTTGGATTCTTTAGACATCGACTTGCCTTCGCCCTCTAACACGCAAAAGCCTGACACTGCTGGTAAGCAAGGGATCTTTAAGGTGGATGGAAGTGGATTTGTATGGGATTCCTATAAATTAGGAAATCTCTCACTACAATTGTGGGGTAAGAAACTGATACTTGCATTAGATGGAACGAGCACGGACACAATCCGAGCATCTGGAACTGTATCCATGCTCAATCTAGTTGATCCACTATCAGCTACTGCTTCTTCTATTTGGG GTATACCACGATTTGGTCGTCTTCTTGGAGATATCTACATCTGTAAGCAGTGTGTGATCAGTGATATGATCCGCCCCATGGGTGGCATGGCTGTTGTCCTTGCTCTTATTGAAGCTGCTGAAACGAGGGACATGCTCCACATGTCCTTGACATTGCTTGCATGTGCACTCCACCAGAATCCACAGAACGTGAGAGACATGCAGAAGTACAGAGGATACCACTTGCTAGCTCTTTTCCTTCACCGCAGAATGTCCTTGTTTGACATGCAATCACTTGagatttttttccaaatagcTGCTTGTGAGGCTACTTTCTCTGAACCAAGAAAAATTGGAAGCATGAAGAGCACTCTGTCACCTACCACCATTAATGAGGCCAGCTTTGACGATCTCAATTTATCAAAGTTACCTGATGAATTTTCATCAGTTGGGTCTCAAGGGgatattgatgatttttctGCAACAAAAGATTCATTTAGTCATATTTCAGAGCTGGAAACTGCTGATATGCCAACAGAGACATCTAATTGCATCGTTTTGTCAAACGCTCATATGGTGGAGCATGTGTTGTTGGATTGGACCCTCTGGGTGACAGCTCCTGTCCCAGTTCAAATTTCTTTACTTGGATTTCTTGAGCATCTGGTCTCCATGCATTGGTATCGCAATCATAACCTTACAATTCTCCGTAAAATTAACCTTGTTCAGCATTTACTCGTAACTCTGCAGAGGGGTGATGTTGAAGTGCCAGTGTTGGAAAAAGTAGTCATGTTATTAGGTGTCATTTTGGAGGATGGATTCCTTCCTTCTGAATTGGAGCTTCTTGTGCGGTTTGTGATTATGACATTTGATCCTCCTCAACCAACATCACGTAATCATTTTACAAGAGAATTGATGGGGAAACATGTTATTGTGAGAAACATGTTACTTGAGATGCTAATTGATCTGCAGGTGACCATTCCATCAGAGGAGTTACTTGAGCAGTGGCTTAAAATTgtttcatcaaaattaattacttattttcttgatgaagCACTACATCCTACCAGTATGAGATGGATCATGACTCTTGTAGGTGTGTGCCTTTCCTTTTCTCCTACATTTGCACTAAAATTTCGATCAAGCGGAGGTTATCAAGGTTTGGTAAGGGTACTTCCTAGTTTCTACGATTCTCCtgatatatattacattttgttcTGTCTGATATTTGGGAAGCCTGTATATCCAAGATTACCAGAAGTTCGCATGCTTGATTTTCATGCGCTTATGCCAAGTGATGGTCGCTGCGGAGAGTTAAAATTTGTTGAACTGTTGGACTCGGTTATTGCAATGGCGAAATCCACTTTTGATAGGTTATGCACACACTTAATGATTGCACATCAAACTGGCAATATTTCTCAGGTTGGTGCAAGCATTATGGCTGACCTTGTAGATGGACATGTAGACATGGGAGAGCTTCAAGGTGAAGCTTTGATGCACAAAACCTATGCTGCTCGCTTGATGGGTGGGGAGGCATCAGCCCCAGCAGCCGCTACTTCAGTTCTCAGATTCATGGTTGATCTTGCAAAAACGTGTCCTCCTTTTTCTGCTGTATGCAGACGGGCTGAGTTTCTTGAAAGCTGTATTGACCTCTATTTTTCCTGTGTCAG GGCTGCTCATGCTGTGAGGATGACGAAAGAACTAACTGTGAAAACGGAGGAAAAGATTTTGAATGATGCTGATGATACCAGTAGCTCGCAGAATACTTTCTCTAGCTTCCCTCAAGAACATGAGCAGTCAGCAAAGTCCTCCGTCAGTGTAGGGAGCTTTGTGCAGGGGCATGTAAGTGCTAGTTCTGAAGATAATCCAATTATTACAGATAACATGGCCAGTGAGAAACCAGAGATTGGTAATTGCGTAAACCAGCATGAATTGGACCAACTAATGAAGGAAAATGTGCAGGCTGTGGCGAGTGTTGACAGCGAAGCAGTTGACCAGGTGTCCACTGCCACTTCTGGAAGTAATGATTTCAATTTCCGGGATACAAGAAGTACATTAGATTATTTTCAGAAGAGTGCTTCCCATAGTTCATTGTCTTTCACTATGTCTGAATCTCCTGTATTGACCGAGAGATCTAGTTCCAGGATTCAGCGCACTCCATCTTCATCTCCAGTTTTAGCATTGACATCTTGGCTTGGGGGTCCCACTCGCAGTGATTCAAAAGCACAGTCCTCTTCAACACCATCTGTGGACTCCTTTGTGTCTGTTCAAGACATTGATTCCCCTTCAGAGTTTAAGCCTGCAACTCAATCTCAGTATGCATCAAACACATTGTTCACAATCAGTCCGAGTTTGATTCTTGAAGTAGATGGTTCTGGCTACGGAGGAGGTCCATGTTCTGCTGGTGCTACTGCAGTTCTAGATTTTCTGGCTGAAGTTCTTTCTGATTTTGTGACGGAGCAGATAAAAGCTGCATCAGTTCTTGAGACTGTTTTGGAAAGTGTACCTATGCATGCTGATGCTGAATCTGTTCTGGTTTTTCAAGGATTATGCCTTACTAGATTGATGAACTTCGTTGAAAGGCGTCTCTTACGTGATGATGAGGAAAATGAGAAGAGGTTAGAAAAGAGCCGATGGTCCTTAAACTTAGATGCACTGTCCTGGATGATAGTGGATCGCGTGTATATGGGAGCTTTTCCTCAGCCTGCTGGTGTATTGAAGACTTTGGAATTCTTATTATCGATGTTGCAGTTGGCAAATAAAGATGGTAGGATTGAAGAAACAATTCCTGCAGGCAAAGGACTTCTTTCTCTTGGGAGAGGAAACAGACAACTTGATACTTATATACATGCACTTTTTAAGAATACGAATCGTATCATATTATTCTGTTTCCTCCCATCATTTTTGTCCACAATAGGGGAAGATGATCTTCTTACACGCTTGTGCTTGCAGAATGAACCAAAGAAGAAATTGTCTCTTCACTCTTCACAAGAGGATGGTGGGGTTGAGATTCTCACAGTTTTACAGTTACTGGTTGCCAACAGGCGAATAATCTTTTGTCCCAGTAATCGTGATACTGATCTAAATTGCTGTCTTTGTGTAAATTTGATATCTCTACTCTATGACCATAGGAAACATGTGCAAAATGCAGCAATTGATATTCTCAAATATCTTTTGGTACATCGTAGGGCTGCAGTTGAAGAGTTTTTGGTCTCTAAAGTAAACCAAGGGCCATCAGTGGATGTTCTACATGGTGGTTTTGATAAGCTTTTGACTGGAAACTTATCGGGATTTTTTGAATGGCTTCATAGTTCTGAGTCAATAGTCAATAAAGTGTTGGAAAAGGGTGCTGCAGTTATGTGGGCACAATATATTGCAGGGTCAACAAAGTTTCCTGGAGTGAGGATAAAGGGTATGGATAGTCGTCGAAAGAGAGAAATGGGGAGAAGATCAAGGGACACCTCAAAATTAGAACAAAGACATTGGGAGCAAGTGAATGAACGGAGAGGTGCACTTGAATTGGTCCGTGATGCTATGGCTACTGAATTACGTGTTATCCGTCAGGATAAGTATGGATGGGTGGTTCATGCTGAAAGTGAGTGGCAAACTCATCTCCAACAGCTTACACACGAGCGGGGAATATTTCCAATTAATAAATCCTCCATGAACGAGGAGGAGCTTGAGTGGCAGCTTTGCCCCATTGAAGGTCCATACAGGATGCGTAAAAAGCTGGAGCGGTGTAGAACAAAGATAGACACCATCCAAAATATTCTGAATGGGAAGTTCGAGATAGGGGAAAGAGAATTTGGGAACACTGATAATGAGCACCATGCCTTTGATGCTGAATCAGATTCGTTTCTCAATCTTTCAACTCACAAACCAAAGAACGAAACTTTTCATGCTGAACTGTATAATGAACCATCTTTCAAAGAATCAGAAGATGCTCGGGATGTAGCTTCTCCTGGGGTAGGATGGAATGATGATCGCGAGAGTAGTATAAATGAAGCAAGTATGCATTCGGCTGCTGAATTTGGTGAGAGGTCAAGTGATGCATCCGCTCAAAGAGCAGATACTAGTAGAGGCAAACCTGATTTAGGATCTTCAAAGTTATCTTCTTCAGTAAAAAATGATGAAGTGAGGGTGGCTGAGGACAAATCAGATAAAGAGCTAAATGATAATGGCGAGTATCTGATCAGACCTTATCTGGAACCTCTTGAAAGGATTAAGTGCAGGTACAATTGTGAAAGAGTAGTGGGACTGGACAAACATGATGGTATATTTCTGATTGGGGAGTTGTCACTGTATATCATTGAGAATTTTTACATTGATGAATCTGGGTGCATATGCGAAAAAGAGAGTGAAGATGAACTCTCCATCATTGATCAGGCTTTGGGTGTAAAGAAAgatttttcttgtaatatgGACTCCGATTCCAAGTCAATTTCATCATGGGGTGCTACAGTAAAGGCATACTCAGGGGGTAGGGCATGGGCATATAATGGGGGTGCCTGGGGTAAGGAAAAAGTCTGCACTGCTGGTAATGCGCCTCATCCTTGGCGTAATTGGAAGCTTGATAGTGTCCATGAGCTTCTGAAGCGTGATTATCAGCTCCGCCCTGTTGCTATTGAGATTTTTAGCATGGATGGGTGCAATGACCTACTGGTTTTCcacaaaaaagagagagaagaagttTTCAAGAATCTGGTGGCCATGAATCTACCCAGAAACAGCAT TCTAGATGCAACAATAACGGGGtcaacaaaacaagaaagcaATGAAGGCCGTCTCTTTAAAGTTGCAGCAAACTCCTTTTCCAAAAGGTGGCAAAATGGAGAAATTAGCAATTTTCAGTATATCATGCACCTCAATACTCTGGCAGGTCGTGGGTACAGTGATCTGACGCAGTATCCCGTGTTTCCTTGGGTCCTGGCAGATTACGAGAGTGAGAATCTGGACCTATTAGATCCAAAAACATTCCGTAATTTTGAGAAGCCAATGGGTTGTCAAACATCAGACCGGGAGGAGGAGTTCAGGAAGAG ATACGAGAGCTGGGATGATCCAGAAATCCCCAAATTTCATTATGGTTCTCATTATTCTAGTGCTGGGATTGTTCTCTTTTATCTATTACGCCTGCCTCCATTTAGTGTCGAGAATCAAAAGCTGCAAGGTGGACAATTTGACCATGCTGATCGTCTTTTCAACAGTGTTCGAGAAACCTGGTGGAGCGCTGCTGGGAAAGGGAATACATCAGATGTGAAGGAACTAATTCCAGAATTCTTTTATATGCCGGAATTCCTGGAAAACAAGTTCAATCTTGACTTCGGTGAGAAACAATCGGGAGAGAAG GTTGGTGATGTTTTCTTGCCTCCATGGGCCAAGGGCAGTGCTAGAGAGTTCATCAGGAAGCACAGGGAAGCTTTGGAGTCAGATTATGTTTCAGAGCATCTGCATCATTGGATAGACCTCATCTTTGGATATAAACAGAGAGGAAAG GCAGCTGAGGAGGCTGTTAATGTATTTTACTACTATACCTATGAAGGCAGTGTTGACATTGACTCTGTTGCAGATCCTATTATGAAAGCATCTGTTTTAGcacaaattaatcattttggacaaacaccaaaacaaCTGTTCATGAAGCCTCATGCTAAAAGACGAACTGATAGAAAGGTTCCTCCTCATCCACTCAAGCATGCTATGCTTCTTGTACCTCATGAGATTCGCAAGAGCTCATCTTCTATATCTCAAATTGTAACTGTCACTGACAAGGTTCTTATTGCTGGCACAAATATCTTGCTAAAACCAAGAACATTTACCAAATGTGTCGCGTGGGGTTTTCCTGACCGGAGCTTACGTTTTATGAGTTACAATCATGATAGGCTTCTTTCTACTCATGAAGATCTTCATCATGGCAACCAAATCCAATGTGTCAGTGCGAGTCATGATGGCCAACTTTTGGTTACTGGGGCAGATGACGGCTTACTTTGTGCTTGGAGAATTGGACAAAGTGGACCCTTTGCTCTTCGACACTTGCAGTTGGAGAAGGCTCTTTGTGGCCATACTGGTAAAATCACGTGTCTGCGCGTTAGCCAGCCCTATATGATGATTGTGAGTGGATCTGATGACTGTACAGTAATAATATGGGATCTTAGCTCTTTGGTCTTCATTAGGCAGCTTCCCGAGTTCCCTTCACCAGTTTCAGCAATATATGTGAATGAATTGAACGGTGAAATCGTGACTGCAGCTGGTGTTCTGCTTGCTATTTGGAGCATTAACGGTGACTGCCTAGCTGTGAACAACGCAACACAGCTTCCTTCTGATTTCATTCTCTCACTCACGGGTTCTACCTTCTCAGACTGGCTGGAAACAAACTGGTATGTATCGGGTCACCAAAGTGGTGATATCAAAGTGTGGAAAATGGTTCACTCTTCCAGTGAGGAGTCTGCCCAAATCAAAGAAACCGTGAATCCAACAGGAGGTCTAGGACTTGGAGGGAAAGTTCCCGAGTACAGATTGATCCTACATAAGGTATTGAAGTTCCACAAATTTCCTGTTACTGCCCTAAGGCTCTCAAATGACCTAAAACAGTTGTTAAGTGGGGATTCGGATGGCCACCTGGTTTCATGGACATTAAGAGACGAGAGCTTGAGAGCTTCCATGAAGCATAGATGA